The following are encoded together in the Lactuca sativa cultivar Salinas chromosome 1, Lsat_Salinas_v11, whole genome shotgun sequence genome:
- the LOC111885947 gene encoding uncharacterized protein LOC111885947, whose translation MSSLEAYCRRLKYLSSQLNDVDCPVNEKRLVLQLVRGLPSEFDTVGAYINQTLPPWDTACSMLQLEIQRQRARDSHSSTEIVATVEHDPPANSNFRRGKSGNKVRPHQQRNTNRRAPASASPSRPNYPSSGRQPQTQLNKRRGFVSNQTRPTWAGYPPSYWTQPLLGFSTAVSISHSSWMGLSLTYLFYPATTKTNKSSSQSHRGKPT comes from the coding sequence ATGTCGTCCCTTGAAGCTTATTGCCGACGTCTCAAATACCTGTCAAGCCAACTGAATGACGTCGATTGCCCTGTAAACGAGAAACGTTTGGTCCTTCAACTTGTCCGTGGGCTGCCATCAGAATTTGATACAGTCGGCGCCTACATCAATCAAACCCTACCTCCATGGGATACCGCATGCTCCATGCTTCAACTTGAAATTCAGCGACAGCGTGCTCGAGATTCACACTCATCCACAGAAATCGTTGCTACTGTTGAACACGACCCACCAGCAAACTCAAATTTCCGACGGGGCAAATCTGGAAACAAAGTCCGCCCTCACCAGCAGCGCAACACCAATCGTCGCGCACCAGCATCTGCATCTCCTTCTCGACCTAATTATCCATCTTCTGGGCGGCAACCACAAACCCAATTGAATAAGCGACGAGGTTTTGTGTCCAATCAAACACGCCCTACATGGGCTGGCTACCCACCATCATACTGGACCCAACCCCTATTGGGCTTCTCCACCGCTGTGTCCATATCTCACTCAAGCTGGATGGGCCTCTCCCTGACCTACCTCTTTTACCCAGCAACAACCAAGACAAACAAAAGCTCAAGCCAATCTCATAGAGGTAAACCCACTTGA